ATTTTGGAACTCTTTATTTTCTTTTGTAAGAACTGGTTTTCCGTTCAAAATTTTATAATTCCGGGATTCTGCAAGGAATCTTATCCCAGAATCAAATACATAAAAACTGATATTTCCAAGAAGATCATAAAGGTTTGGAAGATCATTAAACTCATCTACTGTCATTCCCTGGAACTAATAGCAGGCGAGAAACCTTTGTGCAACGCGTAACCAATATATTTTCCATAATTATCCGGAGATAACGTATTTTTTATCCTATACGTCTTATAAGAATAAAGGTTATATTCCTGTAAAGCATTCTCTGCATTATAATATTCGATTTTGGATGTATGATTTTTCCAATCATCTATTAATCCATAAGAGAATTCATTTTTTAGTGATGAGAAATTAAATTGACTATTGATAAAATTAAAATATTTTATCCTTCCATGATTAGTACTATTATCTGAAAGAAATTCATCTACCTGGGTATAAAGCACTGAAGATCCGGGATTCAAAGATTGACTATAATTACCATCCGAAGAGATTAAATATTGTTGCATATATTGATATCCTGTTCCCACTCTCACCTTGACAATCCTATCACTTATGAAGGAAGGTAAACCCATCATAATAGCAGAAGTATATCCTAAACTATCAGACATATAACGGAAGTTTCTTTGTTTTGCGAGATTGGAGGTATAATCATAGTAATTTAAAGTTTTTAATCTTAGTCCTCCGGCAGCAAATGTTCCTGTTTTCTCTTCTAATTCAAGATACTCCAAACTCATAAAACATTTTTTATCTCCATAATTATCAATCTGAAATTTATATTCTCCATCATCTAGTAAAGTATTTGTATAAGATACATTATCTGAAAATTGTTTCTTCAATTCGTAGTTCCCAAGGCCGTTTTTCCACCAGATCCTGCCAATGCATATACCATTTTCAAATCCTCCAGAAACATTGTTGTAATCTGTATTGAAATAAACATTTCTATTGACCTTTTCTGGATTTAAGGTCACAAATAAAGGCGGAATATCAGATTCAATTCCTAAAGTCCGTTGACTAACGACTGTTTTTTTACCATAATAATCGTTATTTTCATAAATAATTTCCACAGAGCCTTTGGTTGGATATTTGATCTTCTTTAGACTCATTGCCTTTGTATAGACTCCTGTAAAATCAGGCTCTCTATTTGCCCCTTTTTCAAATACTGTTCCTTTAAAATAAATGTTGGGAATTCGGGTCGTTCCGCCTCTGCCGGTATAATACCCCCAATAATCACTAGTATTTGAATTGATAGCAGGTATTCCCATATCTTCATAATATTCAAACTCATGAATTTCATCATTTATTTTTATAGATTTAAGTTTCAATCGCTTATTCAAATAGCTATTAGTATTTAAAAAATAGGAGGCAGTAAAATAACCATAGGAAAGCGTAATCTTTTTAATTACTTTATCCCCTTTGTCAAAGACAATGATTTCATCTAAGCTTTTAGAAGAAGCATTACCAAAAGGTTCCATATCATTACGGAGAGTATTATATTTAAAAACAATCTTTCCCTGGTCAAATGAAATTTCAGTTAAGAGATTATGGTGTTCTTCTTTGTACGTTTCACAGCTGATATCAACTACAGGGAGATAGGCATTTTCAGAGGAAGGACCCGGTATTGGAAAATTTTTCGTTTCAGAAATATTACGAATAATACCACTCTCCATTTGATTATATTTGAAGAGAATATTGGTTTTGTTTCTGGTTGTAATATTAGAAATTTTATAATTATTAGTTCCAGTAAAATCATTTAAAAGACTAAAACTGGAACATCGGTCTTTCATCACAAAGTTTAGTGTAGGAGTAAACTCATAAATATTAGATTCAAAGTCCTGAATTTTCATAGGCAGAAAAGAAAGAACCTGAATAGGCTGATAAGGAATAAGTCTTGGTTTGAATTCACTATCTCTAAAAAATCTTCCGAATAAACTCCCTAATTTATAATGATACATATCGGGCTGGTTATCATAAACCTGTCCTGTCTGACTATTTTCGAATAAAGCAGTTATGAAATTATAATGTTGCATGAATCCGGTGTAAGATGACAAATTAATGTAAGAGTAATTAAACGAAGGAAATGCATCAGGGTTAGTGGAAGGTATAAAATACTTCTTATCTGGCAAATAAAGCAGTTTGTTATCATCATCGTAACCATGAACCTGTTTGGTCACATCAAATGGAATATTCAATGCCCAGCCCAGCCCCGCTGAACCGGCTCTTTCATCCACTTTTATTCCTCCGGTATTATATGATAAGGAAATCGGAACGTTTACTCCATCTTGAGAAATTTCAAAAATAGGAATAGAGAAATTAGCTGTTCCGGCCATTTTATCTATTTCCACATCTTTTACTTTGTATAAATTATAAGCATTAGGAGAAGGAGGAGTCTTGGGTACATCCTGAGCATGAATGATGCAGTATACAAATACCAGGATTGCTAATATTATTTTTTTTCTTTTCATAGTTTTATGTTTTTATTTTTTAATCAGCTTTGCACTCGCTGTTTTATTATTATCCGTTTTTATGGTCACTAAATAAGCTCCCTGTACCAAGGCTTGGGTATTTATCTTAGTCACTCTGTTCTTTGTTTTGAAGTTCTGAAGCTGTCTTCCGCTCATATCATACAGCATAATATCAGCTTCCTTAAAGTCAAAGCCAATTTCTACATACGCGTAATCAGATACCGGATTCGGATAGATCTTGATGTCATATTTTTCGATCAGATCGTTTACCTGCTTGTCTCCCAGTTTCACAATCTTCCAGTTTTCTTTACCTAATTCTTTTCCACTGGTTCCAGCTAAAATGATAGAACCATCTCTATTGAGTTTCAAATCTGAAAGTCTTTCTTCTTGCTGTCTGGATTCTCCACTCACGTGTTTTCGCCATTGTTCGTTTCCGTTTCCATCCAGATACAGCATCCAGAAGGTCTCATCATCTTTTTCTATTCTTCCTTCTGCCTGGGTATAACCGCCTAACAAAATTCCTTTTGAGGATTTGTCATCCGCTGAATGAATCACACTCATTCCCATCAGAATATCACGGTTTTTGAAATTATAAGACTTTTGCCATTGTTCATCCCCTCTTTCATTAAGAGCAATTAGCCATAGGTCTGTTCCTTCTTCAATCCCTACCGTTTTGTTTCCTGATCTTTCGGATCTGGATTCACCACCAATGATGTAGCCATTTGAAGTTAAAGCCAGCGTTCTGATATGATCGTCTGCTTTACCGCCATAGTTCTTTTCCCATTCGACTTTTCCGTTTTTATCCAGTTTAACGATCCAATAGTCGCCTTCACCGAAGTTCTCTGTGGATTTTGCGTTGCGGGCTGTGGGGGTTGTGGTGCGAGGTTCGGGATTTGGGGTGGTTTCACGAGATTGATCTCCAGATCGCGGATCCCGAACCTCAGAACTTCTTGAATAAATTCCCAGGAGAGCTCCGCCGTCTTTGTTGGAATCATTTTCTCAACTTCGTCTAAACCTTTTCCGCCTAATACGAGTTGGGAGAGTTCTTTTCCATCTTTGTCTAGTCTGATGATCCAGACATCTTTAGAACCGTACCCTTTGGAAGAATTTTGTACATTTCCGGCAACGAAAAATCCTAAATCTGTGCTCTGAATGACTGCTTTGGCTTCTTCATCAGAAGAAGTTCCTAATGTTTTCTGCCAGATTTCATCGCCAAATTCATTGATTCGGATCAGCCAGATATCGGATCCCCCTTTGGAATCCTCTTTCTTATCCAGTCCTTTTCCTGAATAAGAGGTTCCAGCCAGTAGAAATCCTCCATCCTGAGTGCTGACAGTAGCTGACAAGTAATCATGATTATTTCCTGAGAAATATTTCTCCCAAGCTTCTTGCCCTTGTTGGTTTAATTTAACCAAATGGAAATCGTAACCGTTCTTTGGTTTACTTCCAGCCTCCAGCTTCCCGCTTCCTGACTGTATTGAGCTTCCTGTAATAAGATACTGCTGATCGACAGTGGTAGTGACCTGACTGAGGAAATCCTGAGTAGAGGATTGGATATCTTTTTGCCAGAGAACATGCTGGGCAGATACGCCCATAGCCGTGCATAAGGTTAATGCACCGAGATAAATCTTTTTCATTTTGTGTTATTTTTGAGCTGAATACTTATTTTTTCAACTTTTCTAAAATTAATATTTTTTTTTACATAAACTTCACTTTATTATGATTTAACACGTAACATTTGTATAAATCAAGCATTTTTAATTAGTATTTACCATTTTCAATCATCCTTACACAAAGCTAACACAATGGCACGACAGAACCTGTCGCATTTAATTTTCTCCATAAAAAAACCTTTGAAAAATTTCAAAGGTTTATTGATTTCTGCTTTGGAGAACATCTTCAATTTCTTCCAACGAAAATCCTTTTGCTTTTAGTAAGATGAGTAAGTGATATAAGAGATCTGCTGCTTCATTTTTAAAGAGCAATTCATTATCATCCTTCGCTTCAATAACCAGCTCTACCGCTTCCTCGCCTACTTTTTGAGCCATTTTATTCATTCCTCTCTGATAAAGTGAGTAGGTATAAGATCCATCAACTTTACCATCAATCCTTTGAGATATTGTCTCTTCCAGTTCATATAAAAACCCTTTTGCCTCCTTGCCACCAAAACAACTGAAACTTCCTGTGTGACATACTACATTAGTGGGAACGGCTTTAATCAGTACTGTATCCTGATCACAATCTATAGCTATATTTTTCACTGTTAAAAAATTACCGGATTCTTCTCCTTTTGTCCAAAGCCTATTTTTAGAACGGCTGAAAAATGTCACCACTTTTTCTTTTTTTGTTTTCTCAAAAGCTTCTTCATTCATATAGCCCAGCATTAAAACCTGCAAGGTTCGGTCGTCCTGAATCACTACGGGAACTAGACCATTATCTTTATTAAAATCAATATTCATCGTACCTCTATTTTTTGAGTTTTTAATTGTTGTTTTAAATCCTGAATCCCAATTTCATTAAAGTGGAATATACTGGCTGCCAAAGCTCCTGTGGCTTTAGTCTCATTAAATACTTTAACAAAATCATTTACAGTTCCTGCTCCGCCTGAAGCAATAACAGGAATGGT
This is a stretch of genomic DNA from Chryseobacterium tructae. It encodes these proteins:
- a CDS encoding T9SS type A sorting domain-containing protein translates to MGMSVIHSADDKSSKGILLGGYTQAEGRIEKDDETFWMLYLDGNGNEQWRKHVSGESRQQEERLSDLKLNRDGSIILAGTSGKELGKENWKIVKLGDKQVNDLIEKYDIKIYPNPVSDYAYVEIGFDFKEADIMLYDMSGRQLQNFKTKNRVTKINTQALVQGAYLVTIKTDNNKTASAKLIKK
- the hisIE gene encoding bifunctional phosphoribosyl-AMP cyclohydrolase/phosphoribosyl-ATP diphosphatase HisIE — translated: MNIDFNKDNGLVPVVIQDDRTLQVLMLGYMNEEAFEKTKKEKVVTFFSRSKNRLWTKGEESGNFLTVKNIAIDCDQDTVLIKAVPTNVVCHTGSFSCFGGKEAKGFLYELEETISQRIDGKVDGSYTYSLYQRGMNKMAQKVGEEAVELVIEAKDDNELLFKNEAADLLYHLLILLKAKGFSLEEIEDVLQSRNQ